From a region of the Mercurialis annua linkage group LG1-X, ddMerAnnu1.2, whole genome shotgun sequence genome:
- the LOC126674444 gene encoding uncharacterized protein LOC126674444, protein MSSSSNLHGSSARSSRQHRPRQRRGSRPVYNYEGGARYCKCAFSVKAPIWVAWTRENPGRRFYGCRKGAIGCGFFDWYDEEPFTSRSKEVINELLDEIDEIVKGHGNFNYLEDREDQRYAEMRNSYEFMVKLAREEGQKYKNRFWCVAVGFVLGLMVLILVILVIAVVR, encoded by the coding sequence ATGTCCAGTTCTTCAAATTTGCATGGTTCCTCTGCTAGATCCAGCAGACAGCATCGCCCTCGACAGAGGCGTGGTAGCAGACCTGTTTACAATTACGAGGGAGGAGCTCGTTACTGCAAATGTGCGTTTTCTGTCAAAGCTCCGATTTGGGTGGCATGGACGAGGGAAAATCCAGGAAGACGATTTTATGGGTGCAGGAAAGGAGCGATTGGCTGTGGATTCTTCGATTGGTATGATGAAGAACCCTTTACGAGTAGATCGAAGGAAGTCATTAATGAACTGTTAGATGAGATTGATGAAATTGTAAAGGGTCATGGGAATTTCAACTACCTGGAAGATAGGGAAGACCAGAGATATGCAGAAATGAGAAATTCATATGAATTCATGGTCAAATTGGCTAGAGAGGAAGggcaaaaatacaaaaacaggTTCTGGTGTGTTGCTGTTGGCTTTGTGTTAGGGTTGATGGTTTTGATTCTTGTAATTCTTGTAATTGCAGTTGTTAGATGA
- the LOC126664965 gene encoding peptidyl-prolyl cis-trans isomerase CYP71 isoform X1 yields MEEPQTGNGGANATETVPPPETDDEPMIGPGPVTKARAKRPLQFEQAYLNALPSANMYEKSYMHRDVVTHVAVSAADFFITGSTDGHLKFWKKKAAGIEFAKHFRSHLGPIEGLAVSMDGLLCCTISDDRSVKVYDVVNYDMMVMIQLPFTPGSVEWVYKQGDVKARLAISDRDSKFVRIYDARSGSNEPIISREIHLGEIKIMKYNPEFDTVISADDKGMIEYWSPTTLRFPESGVNFRLKSDTNLFEIVKCKTSVSTIEVSPDGNQFSVTSPDRRIRVFWFRTGKLRRVYDESLEVAQDLQRSDAPLYRLEAIDFGRRMAVEKEIEKTETAPQPNAVFDESSNFLIYATLLGIKVVNLHTNKVARILGKVENNDRFLQIALYQGDRSSKRVRKIPAATANVNESKEPLSDPTLLCCAFKKHRIYLFSQREPEEAEDATKGRDVFNEKPPADELLSASDIGKSVTTSLPDNVIMHTTMGDVQLRLYPEECPKTVENFTTHCRNGYYDNLIFHRVIKGFMIQTGDPLGDGTGGQSIWGREFEDEFHKSLRHDRPFTVSMANAGTNTNGSQFFITTVATPWLDNKHTVFGRVVKGMDVVQSIEKVKTDKGDKPYQDVKILNVTVPKS; encoded by the exons ATGGAGGAACCGCAAACCGGCAACGGAGGTGCGAATGCAACTGAGACTGTACCACCACCGGAGACCGATGATGAGCCAATGATCGGTCCTGGTCCGGTTACGAAAGCTCGCGCTAAGCGTCCTCTTCAGTTCGAACAAGCTTATCTCAATGCACTTCCATCTGCTAACAT GTACGAGAAAAGTTATATGCATAGGGATGTGGTGACACATGTTGCTGTTTCAGCtgctgatttttttataacaggAAGTACTGATG GGCATTTGAAATTTTGGAAGAAAAAAGCTGCTGGGATTGAGTTTGCTAAACATTTTAGATCCCATCTTGGTCCCATAGAAGGCTTAGCG GTTAGCATGGATGGTTTACTTTGCTGTACAATTTCCGATGATCGTTCTGTAAAAGTGTATGATGTTGTGAATTATGACATGATGGTCATGATCCAGCTACCGTTCACTCCTGGAAGTGTTGAGTGGGTATATAAACAAGGGGATGTCAAAGCTAGGCTTGCCATTAGTGATCGGGACTCCAAATTTGTGCGCATATATGATGCACGATCTGGTTCAAATGAACCTATCATCTCTAGAGAA ATACATTTGGGcgaaattaaaattatgaaatacaaTCCCGAATTTGACACTGTTATATCTGCCGATGATAAAGGAATGATCGAGTATTGGAGTCCTACCACGTTGCGGTTCCCCGAGAGCGG AGTGAATTTTAGACTGAAAAGTGATACCAACCTGTTTGAAATTGTGAAATGCAAGACAAGTGTTTCCACTATAGAG GTGAGCCCAGATGGCAATCAATTTTCTGTGACATCACCTGATCGTAGGATACGTGTATTTTGGTTCAGAACGGGTAAGCTAAGGCGAGTCTATGATGAATCTCTGGAG GTGGCTCAAGATCTTCAGAGAAGTGATGCACCCTTGTATCGGTTGGAAGCTATTGATTTTGGTAGAAGAATGGCTGTTGAGAAAGAAATTGAGAAAACAGAAACTGCACCACAGCCAAATGCTGTTTTTGATGAAAGTTCTAATTTCCTGATATATGCAACCCTCCTTGGGATAAAA GTGGTTAATTTACACACCAATAAAGTTGCCCGAATTCTTGGAAAGGTAGAGAACAATGACAGATTTTTGCAGATTGCCTTGTATCAAGGTGATCGAAGCAGTAAGAGAGTGAGAAAGATTCCCGCAGCTACAGCAAATGTCAATGAGAGTAAAGAGCCTCTATCAGATCCTACTCTCTTGTGCTGTGCTTTCAAGAAACATAGGATTTATTTATTCAG CCAGAGAGAACCAGAAGAAGCTGAGGATGCAACAAAGGGAAGGGATGTGTTTAATGAAAAGCCTCCAGCAGATGAACTTTTGTCTGCATCAGATATAGGAAAATCAGTTACTACATCTCTTCCTGACAATGTG ATTATGCATACCACAATGGGTGACGTTCAATTGAGGCTGTATCCTGAAGAATGTCCAAAAACTGTGGAGAATTTTACTACACATTGCCGAAATGGCTATTATGATAATCTTATTTTCCATCGTGTTATCAAAGGTTTCATGATACAGACTGGAGACCCCTTGGGAGATGGCACTGGTGGGCAGTCTATTTGGGGAAGGGAGTTTGAGGATGAGTTTCATAAAAG TTTACGGCATGATAGACCTTTCACAGTGTCGATGGCAAATGCGGGCACAAATACAAACGGCTCACAGTTCTTTATCACTACTGTGGCCACACCATGGCTGGACAATAAGCACACTGTTTTTGGTAGAGTTGTAAAGGGAATGGATGTTGTCCAG TCAATTGAGAAGGTGAAGACTGACAAGGGGGACAAGCCATATCAAGATGTAAAAATCCTGAATGTTACTGTCCCCAAGTCCTAG
- the LOC126664965 gene encoding peptidyl-prolyl cis-trans isomerase CYP71 isoform X2, which produces MQVSMDGLLCCTISDDRSVKVYDVVNYDMMVMIQLPFTPGSVEWVYKQGDVKARLAISDRDSKFVRIYDARSGSNEPIISREIHLGEIKIMKYNPEFDTVISADDKGMIEYWSPTTLRFPESGVNFRLKSDTNLFEIVKCKTSVSTIEVSPDGNQFSVTSPDRRIRVFWFRTGKLRRVYDESLEVAQDLQRSDAPLYRLEAIDFGRRMAVEKEIEKTETAPQPNAVFDESSNFLIYATLLGIKVVNLHTNKVARILGKVENNDRFLQIALYQGDRSSKRVRKIPAATANVNESKEPLSDPTLLCCAFKKHRIYLFSQREPEEAEDATKGRDVFNEKPPADELLSASDIGKSVTTSLPDNVIMHTTMGDVQLRLYPEECPKTVENFTTHCRNGYYDNLIFHRVIKGFMIQTGDPLGDGTGGQSIWGREFEDEFHKSLRHDRPFTVSMANAGTNTNGSQFFITTVATPWLDNKHTVFGRVVKGMDVVQSIEKVKTDKGDKPYQDVKILNVTVPKS; this is translated from the exons ATGCAGGTTAGCATGGATGGTTTACTTTGCTGTACAATTTCCGATGATCGTTCTGTAAAAGTGTATGATGTTGTGAATTATGACATGATGGTCATGATCCAGCTACCGTTCACTCCTGGAAGTGTTGAGTGGGTATATAAACAAGGGGATGTCAAAGCTAGGCTTGCCATTAGTGATCGGGACTCCAAATTTGTGCGCATATATGATGCACGATCTGGTTCAAATGAACCTATCATCTCTAGAGAA ATACATTTGGGcgaaattaaaattatgaaatacaaTCCCGAATTTGACACTGTTATATCTGCCGATGATAAAGGAATGATCGAGTATTGGAGTCCTACCACGTTGCGGTTCCCCGAGAGCGG AGTGAATTTTAGACTGAAAAGTGATACCAACCTGTTTGAAATTGTGAAATGCAAGACAAGTGTTTCCACTATAGAG GTGAGCCCAGATGGCAATCAATTTTCTGTGACATCACCTGATCGTAGGATACGTGTATTTTGGTTCAGAACGGGTAAGCTAAGGCGAGTCTATGATGAATCTCTGGAG GTGGCTCAAGATCTTCAGAGAAGTGATGCACCCTTGTATCGGTTGGAAGCTATTGATTTTGGTAGAAGAATGGCTGTTGAGAAAGAAATTGAGAAAACAGAAACTGCACCACAGCCAAATGCTGTTTTTGATGAAAGTTCTAATTTCCTGATATATGCAACCCTCCTTGGGATAAAA GTGGTTAATTTACACACCAATAAAGTTGCCCGAATTCTTGGAAAGGTAGAGAACAATGACAGATTTTTGCAGATTGCCTTGTATCAAGGTGATCGAAGCAGTAAGAGAGTGAGAAAGATTCCCGCAGCTACAGCAAATGTCAATGAGAGTAAAGAGCCTCTATCAGATCCTACTCTCTTGTGCTGTGCTTTCAAGAAACATAGGATTTATTTATTCAG CCAGAGAGAACCAGAAGAAGCTGAGGATGCAACAAAGGGAAGGGATGTGTTTAATGAAAAGCCTCCAGCAGATGAACTTTTGTCTGCATCAGATATAGGAAAATCAGTTACTACATCTCTTCCTGACAATGTG ATTATGCATACCACAATGGGTGACGTTCAATTGAGGCTGTATCCTGAAGAATGTCCAAAAACTGTGGAGAATTTTACTACACATTGCCGAAATGGCTATTATGATAATCTTATTTTCCATCGTGTTATCAAAGGTTTCATGATACAGACTGGAGACCCCTTGGGAGATGGCACTGGTGGGCAGTCTATTTGGGGAAGGGAGTTTGAGGATGAGTTTCATAAAAG TTTACGGCATGATAGACCTTTCACAGTGTCGATGGCAAATGCGGGCACAAATACAAACGGCTCACAGTTCTTTATCACTACTGTGGCCACACCATGGCTGGACAATAAGCACACTGTTTTTGGTAGAGTTGTAAAGGGAATGGATGTTGTCCAG TCAATTGAGAAGGTGAAGACTGACAAGGGGGACAAGCCATATCAAGATGTAAAAATCCTGAATGTTACTGTCCCCAAGTCCTAG